A stretch of the Sphingobacterium thalpophilum genome encodes the following:
- a CDS encoding RNA polymerase sigma factor: MAITGVDEKSIHIIKGCINGDRRSQKDLYTIYYPIALGICLRYSDNKEDAIGILNDRFFKVFKHIDKYDYQKPFSVWIKKIMTNTAIDFYRAKIRQGISLDITMYEHTIVDHDSISHKLDYEDLLAMVHQLPPAYRTVFNLYAIDGYGHEEISDMLGIAIGTSKSNLHKARSRLAEMVKIRGAIRGKTEEKT; the protein is encoded by the coding sequence GTGGCGATAACAGGAGTTGACGAAAAATCTATCCATATTATTAAAGGATGCATCAATGGGGACCGTAGATCTCAAAAAGATCTTTATACTATTTATTATCCAATAGCTTTGGGGATATGTCTGCGTTATTCTGATAATAAAGAGGATGCTATTGGCATATTAAACGACCGCTTTTTCAAGGTTTTTAAACATATTGACAAATACGATTATCAAAAGCCCTTCTCCGTGTGGATAAAAAAAATCATGACAAATACGGCAATAGATTTTTACCGTGCAAAAATACGACAAGGTATATCTTTAGATATTACCATGTATGAGCATACTATTGTTGATCATGACTCGATTAGCCACAAATTGGACTACGAGGATTTGTTGGCGATGGTACATCAGCTCCCACCTGCCTATAGAACGGTTTTCAACCTCTATGCTATTGACGGTTATGGACATGAAGAAATCAGTGATATGTTGGGCATCGCGATCGGAACATCCAAATCGAATCTGCATAAAGCAAGGAGCCGTCTAGCTGAAATGGTGAAGATTCGGGGTGCTATACGTGGTAAGACTGAGGAGAAAACATAA
- a CDS encoding c-type cytochrome — MMNAQTLPLKRNHRRNYSLTTIVVLIIASIITLEGCTKKQAEELTPDPGGENETVTTANVSYDNFVKALFETNCGSCHGNGRPASARWAFSGYTSVKNNIEKINNAVLITKSMPIGRSLTMKELELLDAWIKRNTPEK, encoded by the coding sequence ATGATGAACGCCCAAACTTTACCATTAAAACGAAATCATCGACGCAACTACAGTTTAACGACGATTGTCGTCTTGATAATAGCTTCCATCATCACACTCGAAGGTTGTACTAAGAAGCAAGCGGAAGAACTTACGCCCGACCCAGGAGGTGAAAACGAAACGGTCACAACAGCAAATGTCTCGTATGACAATTTTGTCAAGGCCCTTTTTGAAACCAATTGCGGTTCCTGTCATGGTAATGGTCGTCCTGCCAGTGCCCGATGGGCGTTCAGCGGCTACACTTCGGTCAAAAACAATATTGAAAAAATTAATAACGCCGTATTGATCACCAAATCCATGCCCATAGGCCGGTCGCTGACCATGAAAGAATTAGAACTTCTAGATGCCTGGATTAAACGCAATACACCGGAAAAATAA
- a CDS encoding ankyrin repeat domain-containing protein, whose translation MTDTTHVIIHAARLGNLEVLEELIRQNADVNCRDSKGYTPLIIACYNNRYEAAKLLLEAGADVNAQDNGGNTALMGVAFKGYTDIAELLIRFGANLNMQHGNGGTALMFAAMFGRNDVLKLLLESGANKALLDVRGLSVLDLAAQQGNVAAIDILQN comes from the coding sequence ATGACAGACACGACACATGTGATTATCCACGCGGCCCGGCTGGGCAATCTGGAGGTTCTGGAGGAACTTATACGGCAAAACGCGGATGTAAACTGCCGTGACAGTAAGGGATACACGCCACTGATAATAGCCTGTTATAACAACAGGTATGAAGCAGCAAAATTGCTGCTCGAAGCCGGAGCTGATGTCAACGCACAGGACAATGGTGGCAATACCGCGCTGATGGGGGTAGCATTCAAAGGATACACGGATATTGCTGAACTACTCATACGTTTCGGAGCAAACCTGAATATGCAGCATGGCAATGGTGGGACGGCGCTTATGTTTGCAGCCATGTTTGGCAGAAACGACGTGCTCAAGCTCTTGCTCGAAAGCGGAGCAAATAAGGCCTTGCTCGATGTCCGCGGCCTGTCTGTCTTGGACCTGGCTGCACAACAGGGCAATGTTGCAGCCATAGATATCTTGCAAAACTGA
- a CDS encoding outer membrane beta-barrel protein, translated as MEKDKNKIDEIFREGLSNAKFDFNESHWQKLEDRLNGKRHERRKNMAVFLVLGAAVAAVFALFFIWKSDQFQLESLSDANKGSIAQQKATSKKETNSSTEVGVKQKEETRFPPKDDRNIAFQNPIELHDWKQINSVRLVTGKPSQMTSIAMNSIVTIPKMNGRLKPLSQLVVQIHRDDAIEERPDLSYQPKGMDVLAKPQEERPMISLLAGPDLTSVRGAGNSSVSENIGLAYSYPLAKGLHISVGATYAKKNYKSAYRFYSPSNPPEMTQVPSSVSAVCDVIDVPLTANYTVLRNKKLKFNVSAGLSSYFMLKEKYTFDYEGGGNYGDSKKSGVYEVVGENQHIFGVADFSVSIERKISDKVNVGVKPFVKLPLTGIGYGNVDLESKGVAFTLGVSL; from the coding sequence ATGGAAAAGGATAAAAATAAAATTGACGAAATTTTTAGGGAAGGTCTAAGTAACGCCAAATTTGACTTTAATGAATCACATTGGCAGAAACTAGAGGATAGATTGAACGGGAAACGCCATGAAAGAAGGAAAAACATGGCTGTATTTCTGGTACTGGGGGCTGCCGTAGCGGCTGTTTTTGCTTTGTTTTTTATTTGGAAAAGTGATCAGTTTCAACTGGAGTCTTTATCGGACGCCAATAAGGGTAGTATAGCCCAACAGAAAGCAACTTCTAAAAAAGAAACGAACAGTTCAACAGAAGTAGGCGTCAAACAAAAAGAGGAAACCCGATTTCCGCCGAAAGATGATCGCAATATAGCATTTCAAAATCCAATAGAGCTCCATGATTGGAAACAAATTAATAGCGTACGGCTCGTCACCGGAAAACCTTCTCAAATGACGAGCATTGCCATGAATAGTATTGTAACAATTCCCAAAATGAATGGTCGATTAAAGCCCCTATCCCAGCTGGTCGTGCAGATACATCGTGACGATGCAATAGAAGAGCGGCCAGACCTGTCTTATCAACCAAAAGGTATGGATGTATTAGCTAAACCACAAGAAGAACGCCCTATGATCAGTCTGTTGGCAGGCCCTGATCTGACGAGCGTCAGGGGAGCTGGAAACTCTTCAGTTAGTGAAAACATCGGTTTGGCTTATTCTTATCCCTTGGCAAAAGGTTTACACATTTCCGTTGGGGCAACCTACGCCAAGAAGAATTATAAGTCAGCATATAGATTTTATTCGCCATCCAATCCGCCGGAGATGACACAGGTGCCAAGCAGTGTCAGTGCTGTATGTGACGTTATTGATGTGCCTTTAACAGCAAATTATACTGTTTTGCGTAATAAAAAGTTAAAATTTAATGTTAGTGCGGGCCTTTCAAGTTATTTCATGTTGAAGGAGAAGTATACATTTGATTATGAAGGTGGGGGTAATTATGGGGACAGTAAAAAAAGTGGAGTGTATGAAGTTGTTGGAGAAAATCAACATATTTTTGGCGTAGCGGATTTTTCGGTATCCATTGAACGGAAAATTAGCGACAAGGTGAATGTGGGTGTTAAACCGTTTGTTAAATTGCCTTTGACAGGCATTGGATATGGGAATGTGGACCTTGAATCCAAGGGGGTGGCCTTTACTTTAGGTGTGAGCCTTTAA
- a CDS encoding PAS domain-containing sensor histidine kinase has protein sequence MTPEDRILQLNQENAQLKQKVSELSEFIENASMPLHWVNGEGIIVWANKAELELLGYEKEEYIGAKIQDFHQDQDTIAEILQLLGDNERVNDYPAVLKCKDGSLRHVIINSSALIKNGEFVHSMCFTKDVTAAMLAEERKNKLTVLLEEKEERLRLAMAATGLGTWDWDSESNMVYLSERSKDILGIGTDAIYADNLLDIVHVDDRSSVFEPVKQLSDSSSDGHFEFTGRIVKNHRYSTAWVKVQGAAYFSDGKRSRRIIGTIMDITDQKKAIAKSAEMAAIVNSSYDAIIGKTLAGIITSWNDAAEKLFGYRSSEIIGRSILTLIPEDRQQEEDYILAQMRRGESIKHFETVRRTKSGKLIDLSLTISPIKNEGGEIIGVSKIARDITEKKQEERRKNAFISMASHELKTPLTSVLLSAQLMQKHVEKFGQIGSTVGQKIEIQVKKMMGMIQDFLSMAEVEGGKLQLHKSCFQLASLMEECKHDFDTVSTNHKIEMTCDASIEIFADRNKIGQVLTNLLGNAIKYSSSGGTVTIGCKKVGNRVRIYVRDEGIGIDKHHQNKLFQPFYRVDNLNTTTISGFGIGLYLVAEILRSHNSRIQVESVKDKGSTFYFELLEHGCPKKGIL, from the coding sequence ATGACGCCTGAAGATCGAATATTACAGCTAAATCAAGAGAATGCTCAACTAAAACAAAAAGTGTCGGAACTTTCCGAGTTTATTGAAAACGCGTCCATGCCTCTTCATTGGGTGAATGGAGAAGGTATTATCGTGTGGGCTAATAAGGCCGAACTTGAATTGCTTGGTTATGAGAAGGAAGAGTATATCGGTGCAAAGATCCAGGACTTTCATCAAGACCAAGATACTATTGCCGAGATCCTTCAGTTATTAGGCGATAATGAACGGGTCAATGACTATCCTGCCGTCCTCAAATGCAAAGACGGATCGCTCAGACATGTGATCATTAACTCCAGCGCCTTGATCAAAAATGGCGAATTTGTTCATTCCATGTGTTTTACCAAAGATGTAACGGCAGCAATGCTGGCTGAAGAGAGAAAAAATAAACTGACAGTTCTGCTCGAAGAAAAGGAAGAACGGTTACGCTTGGCGATGGCTGCAACAGGGCTCGGAACTTGGGACTGGGATTCAGAAAGCAATATGGTGTATCTTTCTGAGCGGTCGAAGGATATCCTGGGCATAGGAACAGATGCGATTTATGCTGACAACCTCTTAGACATCGTCCATGTAGATGACAGAAGTTCAGTATTTGAACCCGTCAAACAACTCAGTGACAGTAGCTCCGACGGACATTTCGAATTTACAGGCAGAATTGTAAAAAATCACAGGTATTCAACAGCTTGGGTAAAAGTGCAAGGTGCCGCTTACTTCAGTGATGGCAAAAGATCCCGCAGAATAATCGGCACAATAATGGACATAACAGATCAAAAAAAAGCGATCGCAAAAAGTGCGGAAATGGCAGCAATTGTCAATTCATCGTATGATGCAATTATCGGAAAGACATTAGCAGGCATCATCACAAGCTGGAACGACGCTGCCGAGAAGCTATTCGGATATAGATCAAGCGAGATAATCGGCCGATCCATCTTGACGTTGATTCCAGAAGACAGGCAGCAGGAGGAAGACTACATTTTAGCACAAATGCGGAGAGGTGAGTCGATCAAACATTTTGAAACTGTACGCCGGACAAAAAGCGGAAAACTAATTGACCTGTCATTGACCATTTCCCCTATTAAAAATGAAGGAGGAGAAATAATCGGAGTCTCTAAAATTGCCAGGGATATCACTGAAAAAAAACAGGAAGAGCGAAGAAAAAATGCTTTTATATCTATGGCTAGCCATGAACTTAAAACTCCGCTAACGAGTGTCCTGCTCAGTGCACAGCTTATGCAAAAACATGTGGAAAAATTTGGCCAGATCGGTAGTACTGTCGGGCAGAAAATTGAAATTCAAGTAAAAAAGATGATGGGGATGATCCAGGATTTTTTAAGTATGGCAGAAGTCGAAGGTGGAAAACTCCAGCTGCATAAATCATGCTTTCAGCTGGCCTCTTTAATGGAAGAGTGCAAACACGATTTTGACACAGTCTCCACCAACCACAAAATCGAGATGACCTGCGACGCTTCCATTGAAATTTTTGCTGACCGCAACAAAATCGGCCAGGTATTGACCAACCTTCTCGGCAACGCCATTAAATATTCTTCTTCTGGTGGGACCGTAACAATAGGCTGTAAAAAGGTGGGCAATCGAGTGCGTATTTATGTACGTGATGAAGGCATCGGAATTGATAAACATCATCAAAATAAGTTATTTCAGCCCTTTTACAGGGTGGATAATCTTAATACAACTACCATATCTGGTTTCGGAATCGGCCTATATCTTGTGGCGGAAATACTCCGTAGCCACAATAGCCGCATTCAGGTTGAAAGCGTGAAAGATAAAGGGTCAACATTTTATTTTGAGTTGTTGGAACATGGTTGCCCCAAAAAAGGGATTTTATAG
- a CDS encoding DUF5777 family beta-barrel protein, giving the protein MRNILWIGLCLLSARTFAQEDLDKLISIAASKNEKVTSTFKSGNLINLKTTETIHRKEMDFRVDHRFGDIAGNAGGVKNFFGLDNSTDIRIGFDYGLLDNLNVGIARAKGATEVRQLYEANVKYRFLDQTVDNSIPVSVALFGSTTVSAMQAAEDQHSAASFGHFSDRLSYVTQLIIARKFSSKLSLSLVPSYLHRNYTAYKDQNDLFALGVGGRAKISNRVALVADYIFPFRKSSSKQYREDLTGQPYYNALGVGLEMDTGGHIFHLNFTNATAIQESQFISETNSTWSKGQFRWGFSIARRFSFNKD; this is encoded by the coding sequence ATGAGAAATATACTATGGATTGGCCTGTGCCTCCTTTCGGCAAGAACTTTCGCTCAAGAAGACCTTGATAAGCTCATATCGATAGCGGCATCGAAAAACGAAAAAGTAACTTCAACATTTAAATCTGGCAACCTCATCAACTTAAAGACAACCGAAACAATTCATCGCAAAGAAATGGATTTTAGGGTCGACCATCGTTTTGGCGATATCGCCGGAAATGCTGGTGGTGTAAAGAATTTTTTTGGGCTAGACAACTCAACAGATATTAGAATAGGCTTTGATTACGGCCTGCTGGACAATCTCAATGTCGGCATCGCCCGGGCAAAGGGAGCGACGGAAGTCAGACAACTTTATGAAGCCAATGTAAAATACCGTTTTTTAGACCAAACCGTTGATAATAGTATTCCTGTATCTGTTGCACTGTTTGGAAGTACGACGGTGTCTGCCATGCAGGCTGCCGAAGATCAGCATTCGGCAGCAAGTTTTGGGCATTTTAGTGACCGGTTAAGTTATGTAACCCAACTGATCATTGCCAGAAAATTTAGCTCAAAATTATCATTGTCCTTAGTTCCATCCTACCTGCATCGCAACTATACTGCTTACAAGGACCAAAATGACCTTTTTGCTCTGGGCGTAGGTGGACGGGCGAAAATCAGCAACCGTGTCGCGCTTGTTGCCGACTATATATTCCCTTTCCGGAAGTCGTCGTCCAAACAATATCGCGAGGACCTAACCGGCCAGCCTTATTACAATGCGCTAGGTGTCGGTCTTGAGATGGATACGGGAGGTCATATCTTCCATCTTAATTTTACCAATGCGACGGCCATTCAGGAATCCCAATTTATCAGTGAGACCAATAGTACCTGGAGCAAAGGCCAATTCCGATGGGGATTCAGCATTGCCCGCCGTTTTAGTTTTAATAAAGATTAA
- a CDS encoding sigma-70 family RNA polymerase sigma factor, which translates to MKQNNGQLHDKEIISRILLGEKSLYELIVRRSNPYLYKIGRSYRYDHETTQDLMQDTYVDAFRNLHQFKQQADIKTWLIRIMLNNCYKKKQRSSYKNELAQDNINENVLPMFNNADSDTYRQVYNRELGKVIEQAVERIPEKYRLVFSLREIDGLNVSETAKVLDISEINVKVRLNRAKAILRKELEKSYAPMELYEFNLVYCDAMVNRVMKEIEGE; encoded by the coding sequence ATGAAACAAAATAACGGACAGCTGCACGACAAGGAAATTATATCGAGAATCCTGCTTGGAGAAAAATCGCTTTACGAATTGATCGTAAGGCGATCCAACCCATATTTGTATAAAATTGGCCGCTCTTATAGGTATGATCATGAAACTACTCAGGATCTGATGCAGGATACTTATGTCGATGCCTTCAGGAATCTACATCAGTTTAAACAACAGGCCGACATAAAGACTTGGCTTATTCGAATCATGTTAAATAACTGCTACAAAAAGAAGCAAAGGTCCAGCTACAAAAACGAACTTGCTCAAGACAATATCAATGAAAACGTACTTCCTATGTTTAACAATGCAGACAGTGATACCTATCGCCAGGTGTATAACCGGGAGTTAGGAAAGGTTATCGAACAGGCGGTGGAAAGAATACCGGAGAAGTACCGCTTAGTCTTTTCACTACGTGAAATAGATGGGCTGAACGTATCCGAAACAGCCAAAGTACTTGATATTAGTGAAATTAATGTCAAAGTCCGGCTCAATAGAGCAAAAGCAATACTGCGCAAAGAACTTGAAAAATCATATGCCCCCATGGAGCTCTATGAGTTCAACCTTGTGTATTGCGACGCAATGGTCAACCGTGTCATGAAAGAAATAGAAGGAGAATAA
- a CDS encoding RNA polymerase sigma factor, producing the protein MNNYNLNVLIKEKRSLLNHFAAKFTADPDEKEDLIQETWIRALKSIDKFVHHPKLMSWMYVIMKHTYINKYRKAKRVSEIQDVYVDLESTNTIEHNKGINKFMADDIEKAMRSLSADNYEIFRLYLDGYKYHEIGSYFNMPEGTIKTRIHMIRKKLQQQLKIYKLN; encoded by the coding sequence ATGAACAACTACAATTTAAATGTATTGATTAAGGAAAAAAGAAGTTTATTGAACCACTTTGCTGCTAAGTTTACTGCTGACCCTGATGAGAAGGAAGATTTAATCCAGGAGACTTGGATCCGTGCGCTTAAATCCATTGATAAGTTTGTTCATCACCCGAAATTGATGAGCTGGATGTATGTGATCATGAAACATACTTATATTAATAAATATCGCAAAGCCAAACGTGTCAGCGAGATTCAAGATGTGTACGTAGATCTAGAAAGCACCAACACGATCGAACACAATAAAGGGATCAATAAATTTATGGCCGACGACATTGAAAAGGCTATGCGAAGTTTATCAGCTGACAATTATGAGATCTTTCGGCTTTATTTGGACGGGTATAAATACCACGAAATAGGAAGTTACTTCAACATGCCAGAAGGAACCATAAAAACGAGAATCCATATGATTCGTAAAAAGTTACAGCAGCAGCTTAAGATTTATAAATTGAATTGA
- a CDS encoding response regulator translates to MKRKIFICDDDRNIVEMLEMVLQEFTDATVLTETDSRNALSRLRLECPDVLIVDIAMPVISGDQLIQLVRADSALNQMFIVCMSANPVGEQIAVGAGADIYLAKPFDMSEFLAVVKGTAQTG, encoded by the coding sequence ATGAAGAGAAAGATTTTTATTTGCGATGATGACAGAAATATTGTGGAGATGTTAGAGATGGTGCTTCAGGAATTCACGGACGCTACAGTCCTTACCGAGACTGATAGTCGGAATGCACTGTCTCGTCTGCGGCTTGAATGTCCTGATGTATTGATTGTGGACATCGCTATGCCTGTCATATCAGGAGACCAGTTGATACAGCTGGTCAGGGCCGATTCAGCATTAAATCAAATGTTTATTGTCTGCATGTCCGCAAATCCAGTTGGCGAGCAGATTGCGGTTGGTGCTGGCGCTGATATTTATCTGGCGAAACCATTTGATATGAGTGAATTCCTTGCAGTGGTTAAAGGTACAGCACAGACGGGTTGA
- a CDS encoding PAS domain S-box protein produces MSQLTHPEIQDIYNLNNIPVLSIDAEGIVIFSNRAAASFLVGDNGTLLGRLIASFFRGEEAAQAFQDIFAEVSVANRELPLQTDTCGECWILLSSRMIEDIHGLRLIYIFFQDITTLKKQATSIAQRNSEIEQRLVESRERQARLAAIVSTSDDAIVSKDLKGIITSWNIAAEMMFGYSEEEVVGKHISLIIPADRLAEEDHIIENIQQGRRIDHFETVRMHKSGRLIPVSLSISPMIDESGTIIGASKIARDISKQKEFEKKLQRYTNHVETLNTIGKLVSESLEVREILQRVIDASAKIIGAAFGLFIYNRPDKFHNQQLQVKCFGISDIFLSKFRSWPDPLLCISNVTCADVVRSENVTTDSLFRLGDWAHFPFIDDLHMVSCLIVPVISSSGNVIGRLIYGHPEERFFNEEQEKLIVGIATLSSTALENASLYEEIRSLNIKKDEFIGLASHELKTPITSLKGFLQFISMRMEDGDINKPAIDRALSQANKLSTLVGDMLDASKIQTGQLPLRQLPFDLAGMIKDTIEEIQYTTRSHHIAFFSDKMPHEVMGDKQRLEQVIINLINNAIKYSPGADLVKVFLSEEPGYAVLCVQDFGIGIPQNQQERIFSRFYRADGIDTNISGLGIGLYIAKEIVYKHQGSIFVESELGCGAKFIVKLPV; encoded by the coding sequence ATGAGTCAGCTTACACACCCGGAAATCCAGGATATATATAACTTAAATAATATACCTGTCTTATCCATTGATGCGGAAGGTATTGTTATCTTTTCAAATCGTGCTGCGGCTAGTTTTCTGGTTGGCGACAATGGCACTTTGTTAGGCCGATTGATTGCTTCCTTTTTTCGCGGAGAGGAAGCTGCACAGGCATTTCAGGACATCTTTGCCGAAGTATCGGTGGCCAATAGGGAGCTACCTCTGCAAACGGATACTTGCGGAGAATGCTGGATATTACTTTCCTCTCGTATGATAGAAGATATACATGGGCTTAGGTTGATCTATATCTTTTTCCAGGATATTACAACATTGAAAAAGCAGGCCACCTCCATCGCTCAACGAAACTCCGAAATAGAGCAGCGGCTTGTTGAAAGCCGCGAACGTCAAGCCCGTCTTGCAGCTATCGTAAGTACGTCCGATGATGCTATTGTCAGCAAAGATTTAAAAGGAATCATTACCAGCTGGAATATAGCGGCCGAGATGATGTTTGGCTATTCAGAAGAAGAAGTTGTGGGCAAACATATATCATTAATCATACCTGCAGACCGCCTGGCGGAGGAAGATCACATTATTGAAAACATACAGCAGGGACGACGAATTGATCATTTTGAAACCGTACGCATGCATAAGTCGGGGAGATTGATACCGGTTTCATTGTCGATATCTCCGATGATAGATGAGTCAGGAACGATTATTGGAGCTTCTAAGATTGCCCGGGATATCTCGAAACAAAAGGAGTTTGAAAAAAAACTCCAACGGTATACCAATCACGTCGAAACTTTGAATACAATAGGAAAACTCGTATCGGAAAGTCTTGAAGTCCGTGAAATTCTCCAACGGGTGATCGACGCTTCTGCTAAAATTATCGGTGCAGCCTTTGGCTTGTTTATATATAACCGTCCGGATAAATTCCACAACCAGCAGTTACAAGTCAAGTGTTTTGGTATTTCAGACATCTTTTTGAGTAAGTTCAGGTCATGGCCTGACCCGCTTCTTTGTATTTCCAATGTCACTTGTGCAGACGTTGTTCGATCAGAAAATGTGACTACAGACAGCTTATTTCGGCTGGGCGACTGGGCACACTTTCCATTTATAGATGACTTGCATATGGTTAGCTGTCTCATTGTTCCCGTTATCTCGTCATCGGGGAACGTTATCGGAAGATTAATATATGGACATCCTGAAGAACGCTTTTTTAATGAAGAACAAGAAAAGCTGATTGTTGGAATCGCAACGTTGTCTAGTACTGCCTTGGAGAATGCAAGCCTATATGAAGAGATACGTAGTTTAAATATCAAAAAAGATGAATTTATAGGGCTTGCCAGCCACGAATTGAAGACACCTATTACTAGTCTAAAAGGATTTTTACAATTTATCAGTATGCGAATGGAGGATGGAGATATCAACAAACCTGCTATTGATAGAGCGTTGAGTCAGGCGAATAAGTTGTCTACATTGGTTGGAGATATGTTGGACGCCTCCAAAATCCAAACTGGGCAGTTGCCACTTAGACAGTTGCCTTTTGATCTAGCTGGTATGATAAAAGATACCATTGAAGAGATTCAATACACCACTCGTTCTCATCATATCGCATTCTTTAGTGACAAGATGCCGCACGAAGTGATGGGCGATAAGCAACGCTTGGAACAGGTGATTATTAACCTCATCAACAATGCTATTAAATATTCACCCGGTGCAGATTTAGTGAAGGTGTTTTTGAGCGAAGAGCCGGGATATGCAGTTCTTTGTGTTCAGGATTTTGGCATTGGAATTCCACAAAACCAACAGGAACGTATTTTTTCAAGGTTTTACCGGGCCGACGGTATAGATACGAATATTTCTGGGTTAGGCATAGGTTTATATATAGCCAAAGAAATTGTCTACAAACACCAAGGTTCGATTTTTGTAGAA
- a CDS encoding YceI family protein, translating to MKKINIYTFILLLFLKMTTFAQQTSSFIAKDADIAFFSKAPLEDIEAKSSLAVSAMNISTGDIIFRVKNTSFQFDKKLMQEHFNENYMESEKYPITEFKGKVEGAQKLTKDGSYTLNVSGTLQTHGVAKPYTTMVVFHVKDHIIKASANFQLKLADHKISIPSIVGKKIAEVVKVSVNALYKQQ from the coding sequence ATGAAGAAGATTAACATATACACATTTATCCTGCTTTTGTTCCTTAAGATGACAACGTTTGCACAACAAACAAGCTCATTTATAGCAAAGGATGCAGATATCGCCTTCTTTAGTAAAGCTCCCTTAGAAGACATCGAAGCAAAAAGCAGCCTTGCTGTTTCGGCAATGAATATCAGCACGGGAGATATCATCTTTCGGGTAAAAAACACCTCTTTCCAGTTCGATAAGAAGCTGATGCAAGAACACTTTAACGAAAACTACATGGAGAGTGAAAAATACCCTATTACTGAATTTAAGGGTAAGGTCGAAGGGGCACAAAAACTGACGAAAGACGGAAGTTATACGCTCAACGTATCAGGCACACTCCAGACACACGGAGTCGCAAAACCTTACACCACTATGGTCGTATTCCATGTTAAAGACCACATAATAAAGGCGTCAGCCAATTTTCAGCTTAAGCTTGCAGACCATAAAATCAGTATCCCATCTATCGTGGGAAAAAAAATAGCCGAAGTGGTAAAAGTCAGCGTGAATGCGCTTTACAAACAACAGTAA